In Nicotiana tabacum cultivar K326 chromosome 21, ASM71507v2, whole genome shotgun sequence, one DNA window encodes the following:
- the LOC107769080 gene encoding ethylene-responsive transcription factor ERF017 has protein sequence MVKPNGKDTCENSPSSSSKYRGVRKRKWGKWVSEVRLPNSRERIWLGSYDTPEKAARAFDAALFCLRGKTANFNFPENPPEIVNGRSMTPSEIQVAAAQFANSDSDPRVSNWANPRENSDPSSSSSEMFCAESPSVSVSNGLVGLEGEKTEMTLDNGFVDMFSSMGTTNDMSDFGIFPGFDDLSGEYYVPPLPNLDNTAEENYMNYDEFHLQGSSFLWNF, from the coding sequence atggtGAAACCCAACGGAAAAGATACTTGTGAAAATTCACCATCTTCATCTTCAAAGTACAGAGGAGTACGTAAGaggaaatgggggaaatgggttTCAGAAGTTAGACTACCAAACAGCAGGGAAAGAATTTGGTTGGGTTCTTATGACACACCAGAAAAAGCTGCGAGGGCCTTTGATGCAGCACTTTTTTGTTTGAGGGGTAAAACTGCAAATTTCAATTTTCCTGAAAATCCACCGGAAATAGTTAACGGTAGGTCCATGACGCCGTCGGAAATTCAAGTAGCAGCGGCTCAGTTTGCGAATTCGGATTCGGATCCTCGGGTTAGTAATTGGGCTAACCCGAGAGAGAATTCGGATCCTTCGTCGTCATCCTCGGAAATGTTTTGTGCGGAGAGTCCGTCGGTTTCCGTTTCCAACGGATTAGTTGGGTTGGAAGGTGAAAAGACGGAAATGACCCTGGATAATGGATTTGTGGACATGTTTTCTTCAATGGGGACAACTAATGACATGTCCGATTTTGGAATTTTTCCAGGTTTTGATGATTTATCTGGTGAATATTATGTACCACCATTGCCTAATTTGGACAATACTGCTGAGGAGAATTATATGAATTATGATGAGTTCCATTTACAAGGATCTTCTTTTCTTTGGAACTTTTGA